One stretch of Nomascus leucogenys isolate Asia chromosome 9, Asia_NLE_v1, whole genome shotgun sequence DNA includes these proteins:
- the CCNG2 gene encoding cyclin-G2 isoform X1 encodes MLVGWTEGVTRLRAVSASVPPAPACVVTGTCWGGASRIDSPGALQSCGAPASVGGRVLSVRALGGLDWTSLPGPQPGVPRHPTAPGTGVSASRMKDLGAEHLAGHEGVQLLGLLNLYLEQEERFQPREKGLSLIEATPENDNTLCPGLRNAKVEDLRSLANFFGSCTETFVLAVNILDRFLALMKVKPKHLSCIGVCSFLLAARIVEEDCNIPSIHDVIRISQCKCTASDIKRMEKIISEKLHYELEATTALNFLHLYHTIILCHTSERKEILSLDKLEAQLKACNCRLVFSKAKPSVLALCLLNLEVETLKSVELLEILLLVKKHSKINDTEFFYWRELVSKCLAEYSSPECCKPDLKKLVWIVSRRTAQNLHNSYYSVPELPTIPEGGCFDESESEDSCEDMSCGEESLSSSPPGDQECTFFFNFKVAQTLCFPS; translated from the exons ATGCTGGTGGGGTGGACGGAGGGGGTGACTAGGCTAAGAGCAGTCTCCGCCTCGGTGCCCCCCGCCCCCGCTTGTGTTGTCACGGGGACTTGCTGGGGTGGTGCTTCTCGAATTGACAGCCCCGGGGCTCTGCAGAGTTGCGGGGCCCCGGCATCAGTGGGTGGACGGGTGTTGTCCGTACGGGCGCTGGGCGGGCTGGACTGGACTTCTCTCCCCGGACCGCAGCCGGGTGTGCCGCGCCACCCCACGGCTCCTGGGACAGGGGTGTCCGCCTCTCGG ATGAAGGATTTGGGGGCGGAGCACTTGGCAGGTCATGAAGGGGTCCAACTCCTCGGATTGTTGAACCTCTACCTGGAACAAGAAGAGAGATTCCAACCTCGAGAAAAAGGGCTGAGTTTGATTGAGGCTACCCCGGAG AATGATAACACTTTGTGTCCAGGATTGAGAAATGCCAAAGTTGAAGATTTAAGGAGTTTAGCCAACTTCTTTGGATCTTGCACTGAAACTTTTGTCCTGGCTGTCAATATTTTGGACAGGTTCTTGGCTCTTATGAAG GTGAAACCTAAACATTTGTCTTGCATTGGAGTCTGTTCTTTTTTGCTGGCTGCTAGAATAGTTGAAGAAGACTGCAATATTCCATCCATTCATGATGTGATCCGGATTAGTCAATGTAAATGTACTGCTTCTGACATAAAAcggatggaaaaaataatttcagaaaaattgcACTATGAATTGGAAGCTACTACTGCCTTAAACTTTTTGCACTTATACCATACTATTATACTTTGTCATACTTCAGAAAG GAAAGAAATACTGAGCCTTGATAAACTAGAAGCTCAGCTGAAAGCTTGCAACTGCCGACTTGtcttttcaaaagcaaaa ccATCTGTATTAGCCTTGTGCCTTCTCAATTTGGAAGTGGAAACTTTGAAATCTGTTGAATTACTGGAAATTCTCTTGCTAGTTAAAAAACATTCCAAG attaatGACACTGAGTTCTTTTACTGGAGAGAGTTGGTTTCTAAATGCCTAGCCGAGTATTCTTCTCCTGAATGTTGCAAACCAGATCTTAAGAAGTTGGTTTGGATCGTTTCAAGGCGCACAGCCCAGAACCTCCACAACAGCTACTATAGCGTTCCTGAGCTGCCGACGATACCTGAGGGGGGTTGTTTTGATGAAAGTGAAAG tgAGGACTCTTGTGAAGATATGAGTTGTGGAGAGGAGAGTCTTAGCAGCTCTCCTCCCGGTGATCAAGAGTGCACCTTCTTTTTCAACTTCAAAGTGGCACAAACACTGTGCTTTCCATCTTAG
- the CCNG2 gene encoding cyclin-G2 isoform X2 → MKDLGAEHLAGHEGVQLLGLLNLYLEQEERFQPREKGLSLIEATPENDNTLCPGLRNAKVEDLRSLANFFGSCTETFVLAVNILDRFLALMKVKPKHLSCIGVCSFLLAARIVEEDCNIPSIHDVIRISQCKCTASDIKRMEKIISEKLHYELEATTALNFLHLYHTIILCHTSERKEILSLDKLEAQLKACNCRLVFSKAKPSVLALCLLNLEVETLKSVELLEILLLVKKHSKINDTEFFYWRELVSKCLAEYSSPECCKPDLKKLVWIVSRRTAQNLHNSYYSVPELPTIPEGGCFDESESEDSCEDMSCGEESLSSSPPGDQECTFFFNFKVAQTLCFPS, encoded by the exons ATGAAGGATTTGGGGGCGGAGCACTTGGCAGGTCATGAAGGGGTCCAACTCCTCGGATTGTTGAACCTCTACCTGGAACAAGAAGAGAGATTCCAACCTCGAGAAAAAGGGCTGAGTTTGATTGAGGCTACCCCGGAG AATGATAACACTTTGTGTCCAGGATTGAGAAATGCCAAAGTTGAAGATTTAAGGAGTTTAGCCAACTTCTTTGGATCTTGCACTGAAACTTTTGTCCTGGCTGTCAATATTTTGGACAGGTTCTTGGCTCTTATGAAG GTGAAACCTAAACATTTGTCTTGCATTGGAGTCTGTTCTTTTTTGCTGGCTGCTAGAATAGTTGAAGAAGACTGCAATATTCCATCCATTCATGATGTGATCCGGATTAGTCAATGTAAATGTACTGCTTCTGACATAAAAcggatggaaaaaataatttcagaaaaattgcACTATGAATTGGAAGCTACTACTGCCTTAAACTTTTTGCACTTATACCATACTATTATACTTTGTCATACTTCAGAAAG GAAAGAAATACTGAGCCTTGATAAACTAGAAGCTCAGCTGAAAGCTTGCAACTGCCGACTTGtcttttcaaaagcaaaa ccATCTGTATTAGCCTTGTGCCTTCTCAATTTGGAAGTGGAAACTTTGAAATCTGTTGAATTACTGGAAATTCTCTTGCTAGTTAAAAAACATTCCAAG attaatGACACTGAGTTCTTTTACTGGAGAGAGTTGGTTTCTAAATGCCTAGCCGAGTATTCTTCTCCTGAATGTTGCAAACCAGATCTTAAGAAGTTGGTTTGGATCGTTTCAAGGCGCACAGCCCAGAACCTCCACAACAGCTACTATAGCGTTCCTGAGCTGCCGACGATACCTGAGGGGGGTTGTTTTGATGAAAGTGAAAG tgAGGACTCTTGTGAAGATATGAGTTGTGGAGAGGAGAGTCTTAGCAGCTCTCCTCCCGGTGATCAAGAGTGCACCTTCTTTTTCAACTTCAAAGTGGCACAAACACTGTGCTTTCCATCTTAG